The DNA window gtatgtatcattgactttttttttttttacataaaccAAATGGATATAcgagagagattttttttacaaatggCCTAAACATCATCAATAGTTTTATTCCACGTTAatgatattggtattattgaccgtaaaaaaaaaaaaaaaaaaaaaaaaaaaagaaaaaataaataaataaataaaataaaaaaaaagaagtaaatgaATCGTTGCTGTTGTTTTGTTATTGGTAAAAACAAACAAGCAGATCGCATGATAAATCAATGCGtgtattgtaattatagaACGTGATAAGTGAagctaaaaatatatacttgcAAATGACTAATttacttaatttattttcttaaattgtGTTTTGATATAAAAAGCCAGCATATTAGAGATTTATGCGGGCGGGTAACGTGCGAGCATTATGATGattgaatacaaaaaaaaaaaaaaaaaaaaaaaaaaaaaaagaaaaaaaaaattaaaaaaaattaaaaaaaaaaagataaaaaaagataatatatatcaaagcAGAGAGAAACTCTTCAATACGACAACAACAatgtagtatttttttttatattatgataatgaaagagagatttGTGACTGTGAATAATGACATGACATTTATAGTATGGTGtgtgacatatatatacatatatatatatatatatatatatatatatatatatgtatcaagcATGTTGTTCAATTCGATGGAaggtaataaattaatgaaaaatcgtGTTATTGATGAGAGATAAACAATGGACATCCTTTGTTAGtcaattgttaaattttctaccattttttgttaatacgaTCGTACACGTACGGATAGGAGGTGTACACAgcttattataacgattaataagTTGTGAAGagtaatatttatgtatgtgaaATGAGAtgagtggaaaaaaaaaaagaataaaaacaaggtaagtatacgtatatatctacggAGAAGTGCTTTCacgaaaattattcattcatcgaaatacgtcgtataaaaagaaacaatatttaaaaaagaaaaaaaaaaaaaaaaaaaaattgttcacaTTCTCATGTGTCTCTTAACTCTCGCTATTTTTCCcaaagacaaaaatatttatacacattttctttttcttttcttttcttttttcgttgttctttcctttctttctttaccgtGTAATTATAACAgaacaatttttatcgtttaccaTAGAGACTCCTTTACTTTTGAAATAAGTAAAGCTCACCTTTCGTGGAGGAGGAACAGGATTGCCAAGGCCATGATCCGAACACATGGAACTTAGAGACTCGCTACTACGACCATTACTCAATCTGGAAGTGCTAACACTGGACGGTGCAGGTGGTGGTGGATTACGTGGTCTTTGTAGCGTAGAACTATTGGTCTTGTCCATTCCTATATAAAACATTgaaacgtataaataaatggaacgaaaaaagaagaagaaaaagaaaaagaagaagaagaaggagactatagaaaaattataggaGAAAAGTTTCGATTTCACCTATAGAGCTTTACATGGAGAAAATCGTAAAGCGAGTTTAACCTAAACATACCATGCCCTGTAGAAGAGTCTCCACTGGGTGATCTTTTATGGTGTTGATTGTTAAGTGTGTTTAAAGTATGCGATAGTGTGTGTAAGGTGTGTCCAGCTAAGATTGGCTCACTCGTCGTCCGGCTATGTGTGGATGTTGCTAATGACGCTGACGAAGGTAGTGTACCATAATGAGAAGATGGAATGCCACTTGAGCTTCCTGATGGTGGGGGAGGCGGTGCAACACGTTTCTTCAATGATCCATggatatttattgaaatatctgGTGTCATCGGTGTGGGTACtgtttacaaaaataaaaataaaaaaaaaaaaaaagaaaaaaaaatgtatttcattAGCTTCGTTGCAGCAACAATATATCGTAttgtattattcattaatcattattaccatattgatatttataattattgcttACTAATGTTATCCGATTAAATATTGCTCGATTATTATTCatcatttgttatataaaaagaggaCGGGGGTGGATGGGGGgtgagtaagaagaaaaaacaaaaattaaacaataacaacctACCAGCAACAGGTTTTCTCGTTTGTGGTGGAGGAGGCGGTGGCATTTGTTGTCTGTTGGTAGAGGAACTTGGCGAGGAACCACTTTGTAGACTATCACAAGTACTGCTACGACTACGTAATGTCACCGGTGAATCACCAGAACCTGTGCCTCCACCACCAGCATACGAAGGTGGTCTGCTACGTGACTTTTTCTCAGGCGTTAGACAGCCATTctaaatatagaagaaaaaaaaaaaaataataataataataataataataataaacatattcaTCTTATTAAATCTTAACGATTTGATCTACCATCATctaacatatgtatgtattgtatatattttatattacgaaaTTGTAGCAGATATtgctaaataataatatgtatttaatcACCCTATCTTCAATGATCGTTTCGTCATCGGAAAAGTCCGTTGAACCTTCATCATGAGATAGATTCcaatcgatgttaacgttatcgAATAATGTCTTCTGTCTTTGTAAAGCATGACTAAGCTAAAACatgatggaaaaaaagaaatcacttTACTGGTACACTCTTGGGGACGAGAGAGAGGGCAGAGAGGGCGGGGAATTTATGCTTTCTATTATGCGTATCAACAAAAATCtctcataaagaaaaaaaaaatatatacttactaATTCTTTACAAGTATGATGTCCCATTTCCTGAGCAATGTCCAACGGAGTTTTATCCTGTTTATTTCTGTAACTTGGGTCGGCACCAGCTCGTAAAAGTAATTTCATAGCTTCCGATCTATCGTGCCTCGCTGAAAGATGTAACGCCGTTTCACCGTCAACCGTTGTCCTATCAATACCACCAGTTGGCATATTTTGTATAAGAAAATCAACAATTTGTAGACTGTTGCCCATCTCTCGTAAGATTGCCAAATGTAAAGCAGTCTCACCTATATCCTGTGATGAAGTAACAAAAactatcaataaaaaaaataataataataatatatatatatatatgtatgagaaaaaggaaaagaaaaatgtaaagttGATATCTCACAGAGGTGGGCAAAGGTGCTGCTAGATCGACGTTCTCAGCATAAACTTGTAAGAGTTGTTGCAGATCACGATTATTAACTGCATGTTCTAAATCTGATAAGAGATCTCGTTCATCCGCACAAGTATTCATGACGTATTTTTTATCAACGTACTTGGCTCTTATAAATTCGTACCGTTCTTCCCTGTTGATTccaaatataatgatatatatatatatatatatatatatatatatatatatatatatatatatatatgtatatgtatatatatattaaaaaaacaaataaaaatttgtattcttACATCGTTGACGTAGGCGTTGGTTTAAGATTATGATGTAATGTAGCTTCCATCACTTCATTAAATGCTTGATTAGTCATATGCCGTGCTAATAATAATTGGGCGGTTCCCACATTGTCTAAAGTTAAAGACTGTATCCTTGATATATGCACCCCTAAATCTCGATGAATACCACTACATTCTATACATACGATTATACCAAAATTTGTAGATAACCAGGTAGCAtctgttaataatttataactaaACAGTTAAATCcgtttaataatatcaattatatatttttatttgtatattataccaaatgaaattatttatattgcatAGCTTTTTACCGTTTTGAGAGGAACAGTCACAACATTGTTCGTTTCCAGGTAATCGCATAACGCATCGTATAACTGCCTGTTGTAATTCGACTAAACTAGGATTTCCTTGGCCAGCTTCAGCTTTCCCACTAGCATCGAATGCACGTAGCAAAGCTCTTTCTTTACAATTTACCAATACCGACATCCAAGCACGTTGATCTGCTTCATCTTCCGCTTGAAAATGGTACGTACGATTatctatgaaattaaatatattatatttcaatattatctaaacgatattatttataataaaattatagttaagataaaaattaaaatacaaagaTTTTAGGatattttcttgaattttctCTAAATGtttcctttaaaaatattatatatagatgtatatataaaatatagataattctAACTCACAACTTATAAGATCAAAGCCTCTTTTATCATCCGGTACCAGCTTTATTTGGCACGTAAGTAGATTCACTCTTGTAGGTGGTTTATTCTCATCCGCATGACAGATATCCAAATAACCTTCGGCTTGTACGGCACATCTTCTTTTTTGCCAAACCCTCCTCATCTTTCCTTCACTTTTTTTCAACAAATGTCCAGAACGTGTTACACCATGCTGTTTATCACCTTGAAGTTGGTGCAAGGAATATCCTGCGCTTGCATTTACATTTAGCTATATAATAGAACAATTCCAATGATATTagccaatataaaataaatatttatcataatttacataatagtccaactttattattaaaattttattacctcTTTATCACAACCTGAACTCCTAAGTAAACTCCTTAACTCTGTCAAACGTCTTCGTTCTTCATCCTGAGTTTGTCGAATCTTTTGCAGCTTAATACTCAGATCGGCCACATAAGAACCAAAATGTTCTATGGTCTTTAGGCCATCTTGAAAATAGCTAAGGACCAAAGAGATAAACTAATAAATTCAGTACGTTAATTATTAggttaatatatctatattaatacgatgatgatataaaattataatgaacttACTTGGTCTGAGCATGATAATATTCGACTAGATGCTGCAACAGTTCGATACCTTTCTTTGTCTTGATTTCATTCACCTTTATGAGatactaaaaatataaaaaagagagggaaaaaaataattatttaaaaaaaagaaggaaaaataaaagaaaagaaaaaaaaaagaaaaataaataaataacatagaAACCTTGAAGTATAGCTCGTGATATGCATTTATTGCATCATATTACTCTGTCCTACGCTAACAGATTAATCAATTCTCCTTCTCACCTCGCACATTTGCAATTGAAATAATCGCCTCTCCTTCTCCATTTCATCGGCAATCTCGGCTGGTGTAACCTCCGTACGAATAAGGCCGGCCTCCTTGGCATGTtgctttttctccttctcgatTTTCGCATACTTTGCCTCGTAGTCCTTCCACGCCTTTTCGAATGGTCTTTTGAGATCGCCCTTCACACCTCTCAAATCTCCTTTCAGTACCGAATCCAACGGAAACATTACGATGTTATTGATGTTTTGCATCTGCAAAATCAGTTTCTTGGTAAGAGCATCTTTTTTATcaccttttattcttttaaaagtaCTTGATAAtgatatgtttatttaaaaatcaattggcaattaataaaaaaaaaaaaaagagaaaaaaatatataacaatctttttatatataatgaaagctttaaaaatgaaatatttatgaaaaaagtgaacagaataaaaattttaatttcccGCCAAACGTACGATAAAAACCCGGTCggtaaaacatttttcttctttatcataagaaacaatttattatatgatgcgtgtatattatatatatatatatatataaaacacataTAATTAgcattatattgtatatatagatataactgTGTTGAACGAAATAAAGTTTTTTCGTGGTGACTTTAATCGatcatattaaatacaaaattgagaagtaaaagaaaattataatggcAACTTGTATACATTTTAAAAAGTTTGATTactctataaataaataatataccagAGTCTTCATAAGGGCGCTCAATTCCTTGGTGACCACTGCGAATTTAAGGAATGCTGCTCCTATGTCGGGCTCTTGTTCCTTAAGGGCAGCATCGCCGAGTCTTTCAAGGGCTCTCCCGAGATAAACTTCGTTATCGACGTGggcttaaaaagaaaaaaaaaaaaaaaataaataaatcaataaacaaaataataaaaagttaaataaagaaaacgaaatttttaatttaatattgaaacttattaatacataaatattaaacaaatattcttGTTTGCAGATACATACTactagttttatttatttatttatttttttttttttaatttttgagaaaaaagaaaaacaaacaaaggaaaaattgaatataagtaataatttattaaattaaattaattaggtattaatacaaatttatatatatatatatatatatatatatatatatatttagtaaatATTTAGGTTAGTAAATATTAggtttttcaaattttcccattatacataaatacatatatatatatatatatatatatatatatatatatatattctatcgcttttatctctatatgtgtaaaataagaaaatagacaAAAACTTTCTGGCTCTTTTGAGAAGacaaatttatacatatatattatatatacacacacaacataacatgtatataatatatatatatatgtggtatCCTTCGCCTACAAGCAAAATCGATTTCATGCTTTCTCCCCCAAGTCGTCGTCTACATGTTCTTTgtttctgtctatctctctctctctcactctctctctctctctctcgctgacAGAAGGGAACGTTTCCGTTTCGAAGTTTCGATTGTATCGGGAAACTCGACGGCTCGACGAGCAGAAAGCATTGTTTcctctgagagagagagagagagagagagagagagagagagagagagagagagagacagagagtgagagacagagagtgagagagagagagagagagacatatggACATGGTACTCGATCTTTACGTATGGATCATATTGGAGCGACATTTCCTGCGTATTCGAGAGGATACGATGAGACGAACAAGTCCATAGAACAGAAAAAGCTAGATAAATcagaggggggaaaaaagagagaagaaaaaaaaacgaaattggaaatatcgttcgaagaaatatgatttttaaaactTGACtatttttgacttttttttttttccttatttatttatttacatctttttactaagtttgttttaaataaaagaaaacacatttctttttctaggtTATATTGTTTTACAGAATACGTAATTTACTTTAATTCTTGTTTGttgaaatatgaataaaattgaacaaaTTATACAAAGCTCTAActtacttataaattaattattcataaattaattatacacaGAACCAATCCCCCCtactccttccttcctcccactctctctctctctctctctttaataaatcgattgatatcattcttgaacaatttaaaaaagtgCGCGTAACCGTTAATATTACCTTCAAAAAGGGAACGcaaagtctttttttttattcttcagtATTCCATACAAAAATTGCTTATAAATGTCGTGTCTAAGTTTAGCATAATAACTCTTGCagttatacatacacacaggcgcgcgcgcgctatatcgcacatatgtatatataccccCCTCATCATAAACtatatacatttgttttaAAAGGTACAatggcaaagaaaaaaaagaggaaaataagaaaaaaaaacagagagagagagagagaaagagagagagaaagagagagagagaatgaattaTTCGTGAAGCATGTGAGATGTTAGtcctgaaaaaaaagaagaagaaaaaaagaaaagaatcggtAAAAAGGGACGACTAATTGTAAGTACAGGAACGTTTTTGCGACGAGGAAGAATGACGTAAGAGCATCATCAAGCTGAGACATCGTAAAGAGTGAAAATTAGCGTGCTTGTTTAAAGGCTAGGGGGGAAGGGGGGAaggagggggagagggagagagagagaggaaggaaggaagagtgGGATTGGCTGTGAAAAGAAGCAACAAAATTGAGTTGCCGAGCATATCCTATTTCTTTCCACATTTGCTTTTGAAATTTATGCGGAAAGTGAGTTTAACGACGCCCATTTATTgtgatctctttctctttgagaaAATTAATACGAAGTTTTAAAAGTGACGTAGATCACAAAGATATTTAGAATgacagggaaaaaaaaataacttaatgaaaacaagaaaaaaagaaacgaaactcaaaaaaaaagggggaaaaaaagaaagaagaaaatgacgatgagacgaaaagaaaaaagaaagaaaaaataaaaataataataataataaaaaaaaaaaaagaattttatgagcataaaaaaaaaattatcattcataATTAATGAATCTTATCGAGCGTTTTTCACGCTAGATCGCgtggaataaatttttacggGAGAACGAAGcggaaaaaaagatgagagaagTAGGAAGGACGATGAGGAAGTGAATATACTCTCTCGAATGAGCGAGAAATATAAGGTGGGGGTGAGTGAGAGACGGGTGGGGGGGAAGAAGGTAAGGGCGCCAGAGAAATCGATCTGTCTGTCCTCTAGCGTTAATATGAAGAGAAGAAGCCATGAGGACAATCCCCATAGAAGGGAAACTTACCGATAAGGTTTCCGCTCTGTAAGcttcatatatacaaatatgtacatatatatgtttattatgtgcgtgcgtgtgtggtgtgtatatatatatatatatatatatatataaagcaaaattattcaacaaaaatacgagaaaggagaaaacaaaagaaagagagaacataaaaaaaaaaataaaaattaaaaatagaaataaataaagaaaaaggctTTTTGTGAATGTACAAtgaaaatcgtataaatttaaaaatagaaaatttgccGGAGGAATGAAACGTTTTCTCTCGagaattgataaaaaagaaatgaagaaaaaacgaattgAGGTTATATccgtgaaaaatattatctttgtgAAATGCGTAAGGGGAGACATAATTTTAGCCAATATAAAATCTCTTATCTAAatttagattaaaaatttatatataaatatattacaatgtatttatatataactttcaAAAGGTTAAGTTTTTATAaaacttaatattataatatataatactataatatatatatatatatacttttactacactattaatattattattaatatcaatctaatattataatactaataataatataaaaaatctaacattataatattagatcaaaacaacaaaataaaaaaaaattatatctatagacaaatataatataattatccagtaaatatttttagattagatttttaatgatacaatatatattaatatataaaatacattaataatttggCGAGGTCTCAAAAATCTAACGTTACACTTAACCTAACCTACTATTTACTccataattataatgatcacatataaaattatatatatatatatatatatatatatatatatatatatatatgtatatatatatttacacaacAAGGTAAATGTTCTCAAAtcgttttcaaataaaaagtaGACGAGGACATACCTGTAATGGTGTTACAAGAGTGaggaagcgagagagagagagagagagggagagagagagagagagagagggagatagaataACGATTTTCGACCCTTTTATAGTCTCTACTTCGTGTCCAAGAGACGCGAAAGCTCTTGCTCTCGAGTGCTTGAATTGCTTAAGTAGCTATTAAAACACTTAATACCGATATTTAagtaacatttaaatatcCTACATAATCAAACGTACTTTACGTTAgttttcgatcgatttgatTAAAAGCATAAACGGAAGTGATATCTTctctttagaaatatatatatatatgcatatatacatacatacatacatatatacacatacaaataaacacaaaattatcgtaaaacaCGATTAGctgaatatatataccatTCGATATGTTCGATTCTTTTTCGAGCTTTAATCTGCGTCATTGTGACAAATATGTTCAGATGGGATAAGCCGTCACAATTTATATGTCAtctttcatacatatatacatcccACGCGCACTCCATGTTTTATTTCAACGAATGAGTGCCTCCtttgatctatatatatttgtatttatatagtatacataataaaacgCATGGTTCGTTTATACAGATTCAACTTCCGTATAAGATTCTTATGTGTGCATGTGCATGCGCGtgcgcgtgtgcgtgtgtatatattgtgtacatatatgtacatataatacgatatatcGATTTTCAGTACCACCGCGGAACATGGTGACACACTAAAAGTCTACCACACCCCGTGTAGTGTGCCTTACCCAACCAACAACGTTCCAAGCTCGACTTACTTTGAATAGCAAATATTGCCGGAGTTACGTAGGGCATCggtgaataaatttaaaaaaaaaagcgatcgAAGCGCCTTACTGTCAttcatagaaa is part of the Vespa crabro chromosome 21, iyVesCrab1.2, whole genome shotgun sequence genome and encodes:
- the LOC124431551 gene encoding arfGAP with SH3 domain, ANK repeat and PH domain-containing protein isoform X1, with translation MPGLIAVSEFVEETREDYNSPTTSTFVSRMPQCRQTITSLEETLDFDRDGLTKLKKAIKAIHNSGNAHVDNEVYLGRALERLGDAALKEQEPDIGAAFLKFAVVTKELSALMKTLMQNINNIVMFPLDSVLKGDLRGVKGDLKRPFEKAWKDYEAKYAKIEKEKKQHAKEAGLIRTEVTPAEIADEMEKERRLFQLQMCEYLIKVNEIKTKKGIELLQHLVEYYHAQTNYFQDGLKTIEHFGSYVADLSIKLQKIRQTQDEERRRLTELRSLLRSSGCDKELNVNASAGYSLHQLQGDKQHGVTRSGHLLKKSEGKMRRVWQKRRCAVQAEGYLDICHADENKPPTRVNLLTCQIKLVPDDKRGFDLISYNRTYHFQAEDEADQRAWMSVLVNCKERALLRAFDASGKAEAGQGNPSLVELQQAVIRCVMRLPGNEQCCDCSSQNDATWLSTNFGIIVCIECSGIHRDLGVHISRIQSLTLDNVGTAQLLLARHMTNQAFNEVMEATLHHNLKPTPTSTMEERYEFIRAKYVDKKYVMNTCADERDLLSDLEHAVNNRDLQQLLQVYAENVDLAAPLPTSDIGETALHLAILREMGNSLQIVDFLIQNMPTGGIDRTTVDGETALHLSARHDRSEAMKLLLRAGADPSYRNKQDKTPLDIAQEMGHHTCKELLSHALQRQKTLFDNVNIDWNLSHDEGSTDFSDDETIIEDRNGCLTPEKKSRSRPPSYAGGGGTGSGDSPVTLRSRSSTCDSLQSGSSPSSSTNRQQMPPPPPPQTRKPVAVPTPMTPDISINIHGSLKKRVAPPPPPSGSSSGIPSSHYGTLPSSASLATSTHSRTTSEPILAGHTLHTLSHTLNTLNNQHHKRSPSGDSSTGHGMDKTNSSTLQRPRNPPPPAPSSVSTSRLSNGRSSESLSSMCSDHGLGNPVPPPRKRRDRSRLESYAEEPSSLLSNLNLPTSSTLNGFRRCRALYDCEADNEDELSFREGEVIIVTNEQTDDDNWMEGALERAPERRGMFPISFVHMLQD
- the LOC124431551 gene encoding arfGAP with SH3 domain, ANK repeat and PH domain-containing protein isoform X2, translating into MPGLIAVSEFVEETREDYNSPTTSTFVSRMPQCRQTITSLEETLDFDRDGLTKLKKAIKAIHNSGNAHVDNEVYLGRALERLGDAALKEQEPDIGAAFLKFAVVTKELSALMKTLMQNINNIVMFPLDSVLKGDLRGVKGDLKRPFEKAWKDYEAKYAKIEKEKKQHAKEAGLIRTEVTPAEIADEMEKERRLFQLQMCEYLIKVNEIKTKKGIELLQHLVEYYHAQTNYFQDGLKTIEHFGSYVADLSIKLQKIRQTQDEERRRLTELRSLLRSSGCDKELNVNASAGYSLHQLQGDKQHGVTRSGHLLKKSEGKMRRVWQKRRCAVQAEGYLDICHADENKPPTRVNLLTCQIKLVPDDKRGFDLISYNRTYHFQAEDEADQRAWMSVLVNCKERALLRAFDASGKAEAGQGNPSLVELQQAVIRCVMRLPGNEQCCDCSSQNDATWLSTNFGIIVCIECSGIHRDLGVHISRIQSLTLDNVGTAQLLLARHMTNQAFNEVMEATLHHNLKPTPTSTMEERYEFIRAKYVDKKYVMNTCADERDLLSDLEHAVNNRDLQQLLQVYAENVDLAAPLPTSDIGETALHLAILREMGNSLQIVDFLIQNMPTGGIDRTTVDGETALHLSARHDRSEAMKLLLRAGADPSYRNKQDKTPLDIAQEMGHHTCKELLSHALQRQKTLFDNVNIDWNLSHDEGSTDFSDDETIIEDRNGCLTPEKKSRSRPPSYAGGGGTGSGDSPVTLRSRSSTCDSLQSGSSPSSSTNRQQMPPPPPPQTRKPVAVPTPMTPDISINIHGSLKKRVAPPPPPSGSSSGIPSSHYGTLPSSASLATSTHSRTTSEPILAGHTLHTLSHTLNTLNNQHHKRSPSGDSSTGHGMDKTNSSTLQRPRNPPPPAPSSVSTSRLSNGRSSESLSSMCSDHGLGNPVPPPRKPTSSTLNGFRRCRALYDCEADNEDELSFREGEVIIVTNEQTDDDNWMEGALERAPERRGMFPISFVHMLQD
- the LOC124431551 gene encoding arfGAP with SH3 domain, ANK repeat and PH domain-containing protein isoform X3; the protein is MPGLIAVSEFVEETREDYNSPTTSTFVSRMPQCRQTITSLEETLDFDRDGLTKLKKAIKAIHNSGNAHVDNEVYLGRALERLGDAALKEQEPDIGAAFLKFAVVTKELSALMKTLMQNINNIVMFPLDSVLKGDLRGVKGDLKRPFEKAWKDYEAKYAKIEKEKKQHAKEAGLIRTEVTPAEIADEMEKERRLFQLQMCEYLIKVNEIKTKKGIELLQHLVEYYHAQTNYFQDGLKTIEHFGSYVADLSIKLQKIRQTQDEERRRLTELRSLLRSSGCDKELNVNASAGYSLHQLQGDKQHGVTRSGHLLKKSEGKMRRVWQKRRCAVQAEGYLDICHADENKPPTRVNLLTCQIKLVPDDKRGFDLISYNRTYHFQAEDEADQRAWMSVLVNCKERALLRAFDASGKAEAGQGNPSLVELQQAVIRCVMRLPGNEQCCDCSSQNDATWLSTNFGIIVCIECSGIHRDLGVHISRIQSLTLDNVGTAQLLLARHMTNQAFNEVMEATLHHNLKPTPTSTMEERYEFIRAKYVDKKYVMNTCADERDLLSDLEHAVNNRDLQQLLQVYAENVDLAAPLPTSDIGETALHLAILREMGNSLQIVDFLIQNMPTGGIDRTTVDGETALHLSARHDRSEAMKLLLRAGADPSYRNKQDKTPLDIAQEMGHHTCKELLSHALQRQKTLFDNVNIDWNLSHDEGSTDFSDDETIIEDRNGCLTPEKKSRSRPPSYAGGGGTGSGDSPVTLRSRSSTCDSLQSGSSPSSSTNRQQMPPPPPPQTRKPVAVPTPMTPDISINIHGSLKKRVAPPPPPSGSSSGIPSSHYGMDKTNSSTLQRPRNPPPPAPSSVSTSRLSNGRSSESLSSMCSDHGLGNPVPPPRKRRDRSRLESYAEEPSSLLSNLNLPTSSTLNGFRRCRALYDCEADNEDELSFREGEVIIVTNEQTDDDNWMEGALERAPERRGMFPISFVHMLQD